From the Plodia interpunctella isolate USDA-ARS_2022_Savannah chromosome 5, ilPloInte3.2, whole genome shotgun sequence genome, one window contains:
- the LOC128670151 gene encoding kynurenine aminotransferase-like, whose amino-acid sequence MSDKTDKFRLPARYGTGEKSVWVEYIQMVAEIKPKLNLGQGFPDYHPPSYIPDTLADVTKSDNPLLNQYTRGFGHPRLVQNLAKLYSPLIGRQIDPMNEILVTAGAYGSLYSAILGHVEDGDEVIVIEPFFDCYEAMIKCAGGIPKFIPLKPNNVSANMTAADWVLDDKELESLFNDRTKMFILNTPHNPLGKVFTREELEKIANLCKKYNVLCVSDEVYEWMVFEPFKHIRIGTLPGMWERTITIGSAGKTFSVTGWKVGWAYGPAKLMKNLQVVHQNCIYTHCTPVQEAVARSIEFELSRWNTPECYMFAIAKELSAKRDVLNRILKDNGFITTPPDGGYFIIADWTKLGKKLDLSSEPDKYRDYKFTKKFAKEASIVTIPLSAFYSEEHKHFGEDYARFCFIKKDENLVLAETLLQAWQRR is encoded by the exons atgaGTGACAAAACTGACAAATTTCGACTGCCTGCCCGGTACGGGACCGGCGAGAAGAGTGTTTG GGTTGAATACATCCAAATGGTAGCAGAAATCAAGCCGAAACTGAACCTTGGCCAAGGGTTTCCAGACTACCACCCGCCGAGCTACATCCCTGATACCTTGGCTGACGTCACCAAGTCAGATAATCCTTTATTGAACCAATATACCAGAGGATTT GGTCATCCGAGACTGGTGCAAAACTTAGCTAAACTGTATTCGCCATTGATCGGAAGACAGATAGACCCAATGAATGAGATCCTGGTCACAGCTGGTGCATACGGCTCCCTATACTCTGCCATTTTAG GTCACGTGGAAGATGGAGACGAGGTGATAGTCATTGAACCATTCTTCGATTGCTACGAAGCTATGATAAAATGTGCAGGTGGCATTCCTAAGTTTATTCCTTTAAAACct AATAATGTATCCGCAAACATGACTGCAGCAGACTGGGTACTTGACGATAAAGAACTGGAGTCTCTTTTCAATGACCGTACAAAGATGTTCATTCTGAACACCCCCCACAATCCCCTGGGGAAGGTGTTCACCAGAGAGGAGTTGGAGAAGATAGCGAACTTGTGCAAGAAGTACAACGTGCTGTGTGTCTCGGATGAGGTATACGAGTGGATGGTGTTCGAGCCTTTTAAACATATAAGAATAG gTACGCTTCCTGGCATGTGGGAGCGCACCATCACAATCGGATCAGCCGGGAAGACATTCTCCGTGACCGGTTGGAAGGTTGGCTGGGCGTACGGACCCGCAAAACTGATGAAGAACTTACAAGTTGTCCACCAGAACTGTATTTATACACACTGCACACCCGTCCAG GAAGCAGTCGCTCGCTCCATAGAATTCGAACTGTCAAGATGGAACACACCTGAATGCTATATGTTTGCCATAGCCAAGGAGTTGTCAGCGAAGCGAGATGTACTGAACCGTATTCTGAAAGACAACGGGTTTATAACTACACCACCTGATGGTGGCTACTTCATCATAGCTGATTGGACTAAATTAg GAAAGAAATTAGATCTAAGTTCCGAACCTGATAAGTATAGAGACTACAAATTCACAAAGAAATTTGCAAAAGAAGCGAGCATCGTCACGATTCCACTGTCGGCATTCTATTCCGAGGAACATAAGCATTTCGGAGAAGACTACGccagattttgttttataaag AAAGACGAAAACTTAGTGTTAGCTGAAACACTTCTTCAAGCATGGCAACGACGCTGA
- the LOC128669951 gene encoding kynurenine aminotransferase-like: protein MQTNISDKIRLPARYGTGEKSVWIEYNEFITEVKPKLNLGQGLPDYHCPSHVPKALAEAALSENPLMNQYTRGFGHPRLVQSLAKLYSPLINREINPMSEIIVTVGAYEALFTTILGHVEPGDEVIVIEPFYDCYDPMILAAGGKAKFIALKPKKIHDKMTSAEWYIDEKELESLFSDRTKMFILNTPHNPLGKVFTREELEKIANLCKKYNVLCVSDEVYEWMVFEPLKHIRIATLPGMWERTITIGSAGKMFSVTGWKVGWAYGPANLIKNLQIVHQNCVYTHCTPVQEAVGRAIEFELSRWKTPECYMFSLARELLAKRDVLDRILKDNGFLTTLPEGGYFITAEYSNIANKLDLSTEKDKYKDTRFTKKFAKEASILTIPMTAFYSKDHKHLGENYIRFCFIKKDEVLAQTGTLLQEWHQKTK, encoded by the exons ATGCAAACAAACATTAGTGATAAAATTAGACTGCCTGCCCGATACGGAACCGGCGAAAAAAGCGTTTG GATAGAATACAATGAATTCATAACCGAAGTCAAACCGAAGCTCAACCTTGGGCAAGGTTTGCCAGACTATCATTGCCCGAGTCATGTTCCCAAGGCACTGGCCGAAGCTGCCTTGTCAGAAAATCCTTTGATGAACCAGTATACAAGAGGATTT GGCCATCCAAGACTAGTGCAGAGCTTAGCAAAACTATATTCACCATTGATCAATAGGGAGATAAATCCAATGAGTGAGATCATTGTTACTGTTGGAGCATATGAAGCTCTGTTTACAACCATTTTAG GTCATGTGGAACCAGGAGACGAGGTAATAGTAATTGAACCATTCTACGACTGCTACGATCCCATGATACTGGCAGCTGGAGGCAAAGCCAAATTCATCGCTTTGAAGCCT aaaaaaatacacgacAAAATGACGTCGGCCGAATGGTATATCGACGAGAAAGAACTGGAGTCTCTTTTCAGTGACCGTACAAAGATGTTCATTCTGAACACCCCCCACAATCCCCTGGGGAAGGTGTTCACCAGAGAGGAGTTGGAGAAGATAGCGAACTTGTGCAAGAAGTACAACGTGCTGTGTGTCTCGGATGAGGTGTACGAGTGGATGGTGTTCGAGCCGTTGAAACATATCAGGATAG CGACGTTGCCCGGCATGTGGGAGCGCACCATcacaatcggttcagccgGCAAGATGTTCTCAGTGACCGGCTGGAAAGTCGGCTGGGCGTACGGCCCCGCCAACCTCATCAAGAATTTGCAAATCGTACATCAAAACTGTGTTTATACTCACTGCACACCTGTTCAG GAAGCAGTTGGGCGCGCCATAGAGTTCGAACTGTCCAGATGGAAGACGCCAGAGTGCTACATGTTCTCCCTGGCGCGGGAGCTGTTAGCCAAGCGTGACGTGCTGGACAGGATATTGAAGGATAATGGCTTCCTTACCACCTTACCGGAGGGAGGGTACTTCATTACTGCCGAGTACTCCAATATTG caaATAAATTGGACCTGAGTACAGAAAAAGACAAATATAAGGACACTAGATTCACAAAGAAATTCGCCAAAGAAGCCAGCATCCTGACCATTCCGATGACAGCATTCTACTCCAAGGACCACAAGCATTTGGGGGAAAACTACATCAGATTCTGTTTTATAAAG